In Haematobia irritans isolate KBUSLIRL chromosome 1, ASM5000362v1, whole genome shotgun sequence, a genomic segment contains:
- the IFT54 gene encoding intraflagellar transport 54, whose protein sequence is MAEDINPAVIKHTQETLGKYVKKPHLTEKLLKKPPFRFLHDVFAVVIRDTGCFEGLYTPDELNSDNIKDRDDKMRFLQKMIDVVRICTNVPMTVKTSKIVAGHEAEKTNELLQLMGKIIENKLNWQPAVEQVLKGKELKPPGEKAKEKPKDKEALKTKDPNTKTKKDPNKISKQASVTKDDKIKKPKEREKSITPNAAKDKGSSSKPSAKLEDKATKKSKEPSANKKLSKADSQSSNKSISPNKELKRSAKIKEKSTPTPEAVQCAHDDETKLQSMEPKRKNSMTQNPLINSKTNEELFGPTPAQEEKMEQVLFGDGKIVGSPSNSPKQRPGSRKSSGKSKNPQKEQAMELKLENREEKVGTLKNEAMEQSAIDDPKNKPSSGEKKNQKDFESNEKDIALYHKETPKQELTEISSSQKNLESSPKLEDLQPLPVAIAAGIVKNDVKRESTFTRENSQDLPNKVNRPRTSLRPPSARPPSARPGAPRRRDRNVEIILQPNDQIKMSGIQVKLENFGDLDDDGENLVIIENTSDTVNGGLTQDIDETMKLNENSVSESMEQQGHLVQQILETQKELTQQKDITQQIKNDKDSANGMVMKQTSMNNLRDVIQGLTKSVNPLGKLMDFIPEDIDAMQLEFTMWRDTYTQASNQLKREKSLTESATEPMKNQLLQIESSIQEYMEMIDASRVKILQNNDKILKMLTNA, encoded by the exons ATGGCTGAAGATATAAATCCGGCCGTAATAAAACATACACAAGAAACTTTGGGAAAATATGTAAAGAAACCTCATTTAACAGAAAAACTTCTCAAGAAACCTCCCTTTCGGTTTCTACACGATGTCTTTGCAGTG gTTATAAGAGATACAGGGTGCTTTGAAGGTCTCTACACACCAGATGAACTTAATTCCGATAACATTAAAGATCGTGATGATAAAATGCGTTTTCTACAAAAGATGATTGATGTTGTTA GAATTTGCACAAATGTTCCCATGACAGTGAAGACCTCAAAAATTGTTGCCGGCCATGAGGCTGAAAAGACAAATGAGCTATTACAACTAATGGGGAAGATAATagagaataaattaaattggcaACCAGCAGTGGAGCAAGTGTTAAAGGGTAAGGAATTAAAACCTCCGGGGGAGAAAGCTAAAGAAAAGCCCAAAGATAAAGAAGCTCTAAAAACCAAGGACCCGAATACCAAAACCAAAAAGGACCCAAACAAAATTAGCAAACAAGCTTCTGTGACAAAAGATGATAAAATCAAAAAACCAAAGGAGAGGGAGAAATCCATAACTCCTAATGCGGCTAAGGATAAAGGTTCCTCATCAAAGCCTTCGGCCAAATTGGAAGACAAAGCTACGAAAAAATCCAAAGAACCATCAGCTAACAAGAAGCTTTCTAAAGCCGATTCTCAAAGCAGCAATAAGAGTATATCAccaaataaagaattaaaaaggtcagcaaaaataaaagaaaaatcaacACCAACACCTGAAGCAGTACAATGTGCACATGATGATGAAACCAAGCTGCAATCAATGGAGCCCAAACGAAAAAATAGTATGACACAAAATCCTTTGATCAATAGTAAGACAAATGAAGAATTATTTGGTCCAACTCCTGCACAGGAGGAAAAAATGGAACAAGTCTTATTTGGAGATGGCAAGATTGTGGGGAGTCCATCAAATTCTCCAAAGCAACGGCCAGGTAGTAGGAAATCATcaggaaaatccaaaaatcctcaaaaagaaCAGgcaatggaattaaaattagaaaatcGTGAAGAAAAAGTGGGTACTTTGAAAAATGAAGCAATGGAGCAAAGCGCCATAGACGATCCCAAGAATAAACCTTCTTCAGGAGAGAAAAAGAACCAGAAGGATTTCGAATCTAATGAAAAAGATATTGCTTTGTACCATAAGGAAACGCCAAAACAAGAATTGACAGAAATTAGTTCTTCACAGAAAAACCTCGAAAGTTCTCCAAAACTTGAGGATCTACAACCCCTACCAGTAGCCATTGCCGCTGGTATTGTTAAGAACGATGTTAAACGTGAATCAACATTCACACGAGAAAACTCTCAAGATTTGCCAAATAAAGTAAATAGACCGCGCACATCACTGAGACCTCCCTCGGCGAGACCACCTTCGGCAAGACCGGGAGCACCAAGAAGACGCGATCGTAATGTTGAGATAATTCTACAGCCAAATGATCAAATTAAAATGTCTGGTATTCAAGTAAAGttggaaaattttggtgattTAGATGATGATGGGGAAAATCTTGTAATTATTGAGAATACTAGTGATACGGTAAATGGAGGACTAACGCAAGATATAGACGAAACTATGAAACTCAATGAGAACAGTGTATCAGAATCTATGGAACAACAAGGTCATTTGGTTCAACAGATTTTAGAGACTCAAAAAGAGTTGACACAACAAAAAGATATTACGCAGCAGATTAAAAATGATAAg gaCTCTGCCAATGGTATGGTAATGAAACAAACTTCAATGAACAATTTACGCGATGTTATTCAAGGTCTTACGAAATCCGTTAATCCCCTTGGAAAACTAATGGATTTTATACCAGAGGATATTGATGCTATGCAATTGGAATTTACAATGTGGCGGGATACTTACACGCAAGCATCCAATCAATTGAAACGTGAGAAAAG TCTCACCGAATCGGCTACTGAACCCATGAAGAATCAATTATTACAAATCGAATCGAGTATTCAGGAATATATGGAGATGATTGATGCTAGTCGtgtta
- the su(Hw) gene encoding suppressor of Hairy wing: MSTNSKIKVEKKDSISAPRVINLINEKQTPKSEVVPVMTAISVPLCPTNTNQMNMAFSKPKVSPSSLKQKKMDHYLMHTVKGEQNAEDDGEETINFILTENTDVGTTKPSGEILEEVQLSDDADDDEVDAQSERTQEIVEHVCGKCFKTFRRLKGLKKHLDYCRFDSGYDLRKQEMLRNLEKIEKDAVIMENKDVCFCCGESYDTFHLGHINCPDCPKSFKTQMSYERHIFITHSEFSDHPCTICNAKLRSANLLKLHEDQHRNRGKPFACKLCGKDFTRSYHLSRHQKYSSCSANESDTMQCKVCNKSFYRLDNLRAHLKQHLGNHVTKKSEYMCPICKKCFYSLSTLNIHTRTHTGEKPFDCDLCEKKFPSLVALKKHRRYHTGEKPYTCSVCKQSFAVKEVLNRHMKRHTGERNHVCTECGKSFIQGTQLRTHVKTHMRPFPCDKCPEKFKTSKQLEKHSKNHNDGVKRRGRAKMAKKCQICKKGFKTEVEYDKHMEAGKHITPGQKRKRKNRTDCAVCRENFDCVQSLQFHILKVHQEDPETFINEDPFGDHSEPEETTVESPPPIPAPKIIKIEDSQGQRIEFVTTNSDGEILNSSIEGLTSQCIVPTAPKKAIKDSNNDVEILEEFIINDGPRTTNASGETIILSNEAFTVIPLESNGGIIESVTTNTIAAKTFKTPEPKKERKSLAESLAAAIAEDDDLTHFSTDDEEKLNEEDLKLKDNVCKLLDMLVDSVTLKKFGWPDISEETVLCKVIENCGHDLSTDQHNYQDWDYASRMREYVKLLFTVVIHNESIKELLNNYPIDEVIEYVLGNDDDDDDDDDEDTELPPIKEEKDDKKSIKK, translated from the exons ATGAGTACCAACAGCAAAATTAAAGTAGAAAAAAAGGATAGCATATCGGCTCCACGAGTTattaatttgataaatgaaaaacaaactcCAAAATCTGAAGTTGTTCCAGTAATGACTGCCATATCTGTGCCTTTGTGTCCAACCAATACAAATCAAATGAATATGGCCTTTTCAAAACCCAAAGTTTCACCTTCGAgtctaaaacaaaagaaaatggaTCATTACCTGATGCATACCGTCAAGGGTGAACAAAATGCTGAAGATGATGGAGAAGAAACgatcaattttattttgactgAAAACACAGATGTGGGTACAACGAAGCCTAGTGGAGAAATATTGGAAGAAGTTCAATTGAGTGATGATGCGGATGACGATGAGGTAGATGCTCAATCCGAGAGAACACAGGAAATTGTGGAGCATGTATgtggaaaatgtttcaaaacgtTTCGTCGTCTAAAA GGCTTGAAAAAGCATTTGGATTATTGCCGCTTTGATAGCGGCTATGACTTGCGCAAACAggaaatgttaagaaatttggagaaaatcgaaAAGGATGCTGTTATTATGGAAAATAAAGATGTGTGTTTCTGCTGTGGAGAAAGTTATGATACGTTTCAT TTAGGTCATATAAATTGCCCTGATTGCCCGAAATCTTTTAAAACTCAAATGAGCTATGAACGTCACATATTTATAACCCACTCCGAATTCAGTGATCATCCTTGCACTATTTGCAATGCGAAATTACGCAGTGCTAATCTTTTGAAACTGCACGAAGACCAACATCGTAATCGTGGCAAGCCATTTGCGTGTAAACTTTGTGGAAAGGATTTTACGCGTTCTTATCATTTAAGTCGTCATCAGAAATACAGTTCATGTTCGGCTAATGAAAGTGACACCATGCAATGTAAGGTCTGTAACAAATCATTTTATCGTTTGGACAATTTGAGGGCCCATTTAAAGCAGCATTTGGGAAATCATGTAACTAAGAAATCGGAGTATATGTGTccaatttgcaaaaaatgtttttatagcttGTCGACGCTGAA TATCCATACACGTACACATACTGGAGAAAAACCATTCGATTGCGActtgtgtgagaaaaaatttccatcatTGGTAGCATTGAAAAAACATAGACGTTATCATACCGGCGAAAAACCATACACCTGTTCAGTC TGCAAGCAATCATTTGCTGTTAAAGAGGTCTTAAATCGTCATATGAAAAGACATACAG gCGAAAGAAATCATGTTTGCACAGAATGTGGAAAATCATTCATACAAGGTACACAATTACGCACTCACGTAAAGACCCATATGAGACCTTTTCCTTGTGACAAGTGTCCAGAAAAATTCAAGACTTCGAAACA gcTCGAAAAACATTCAAAAAATCATAATGATGGTGTAAAACGCAGAGGTCGAGCCAAAATGgctaaaaaatgtcaaatttgcaaaaaaggtTTTAAAACTGAAGTGGAATATGACAAACATATGGAAGCTGGCAAACATATAA CTCCTGGTCAAAAACGCAAACGTAAAAATCGTACAGATTGTGCAGTATGCAGAGAAAACTTTGATTGTGTGCAAAGTTTACAATTCCATATACTTAAAGTACATCAAGAAGATCCCGAAACCTTTATCAATGAAGATCCATTTGGTGACCATAGCGAACCGGAGGAGACAACAGTAGAATCTCCACCTCCGATTCCCGCAccgaaaataatcaaaatcgaAGATTCTCAAGGACAACGTATAGAATTTGTAACAACCAATAGTGATGGCGAAATTTTGAACAGTAGCATTGAAGGACTAACTAGTCAGTGTATTGTTCCGACTGCACCGAAGAAAGCCATAAAGGACTCAAACAATGATGTCGAAATACTAGAAGAATTCATAATCAACGATGGTCCCAGAACTACAAATGCATCCGGGGAAACTATTATTTTATCTAATGAAGCATTTACAGTGATTCCCTTGGAATCAAATGGCGGTATTATTGAGTCCGTGACGACAAATACAATTGCAGCCAAAACCTTTAAAACTCCTGAGCCTAAAAAAGAACGTAAATCGTTGGCTGAAAGTTTGGCAGCTGCTATTGCAGAGGATGACGATTTAACCCATTTCAGTACAGATGACGAAGAAAAATTGAATGAAGAAGATTTGAAATTAAAAGATAATGTTTGCAAGCTACTTGATATGTTGGTGGATTCGGTgacattgaaaaaatttggatgGCCAGATATATCTGAAGAAAcg GTACTTTGCAAAGTTATTGAAAATTGCGGTCATGATCTTTCGACCGATCAACACAATTATCAAGATTGGGACTATGCAAGCCGCATGCGTGAATATGTCAAATTGCTATTTACTGTGGTCATACATAACGAGTCTATAAAAGAGTTATTAAACAATTATCCCATAGATGAAGTCATAGAATATGTTCTAggaaatgatgatgatgacgacgatgatgatgatgaggataCTGAACTGCCGCCTATCAAAGAAGAAAAAGATGataagaaatcaattaaaaaataa